In Saccharomyces paradoxus chromosome IV, complete sequence, the DNA window AGCCATGCAACTGTAATTCTATGAATGCATATATTTCTTCCGTCGGCAAAGACGCATCGAACTTTCTCACTAATCTCTGGCCATTTTCTAACCTGATTGCAACTTTGCTTGCATCTTTTCCGGGGGATGGTTCAGGTTTCAGCTGGCTTTTCCTCCACAATAGCCATTGGTTTTCTGTTCTTTGGTGCTCTAGTTCCCTCTGATCTCTTCGGGTCTGTTCCAATCTTTCTGAATCTCTTTGTTGATCACGCCTTAAAGAATCCTGGTATCTGGAATCCTGTTGTTGCCTTATTAACCTTTGCATTTCAATATTCTGCCTTTGCTGACGCAGTTGAATTAATCGAGGATAATTCTTGGAAAATATAGTCTCCAAATCTTGAGTCGTATAGTTAGAAATAGAGCCTTCGACTCTTGCAATTAattctattttcttctcagcctttaaagaaattattcCAAGTAGAGGATATTGCCTAATTTTTAGTGCATTGGAAACTTGTAACCCTTCGGATGTAGTAACGTCACCATACCATAGTAACACCTGATACTTCCTTATCATGTTAACAAAAGCTTCTGAACACAATATTTTATTAACGTAGTCCATATGATTATCTAAGAGCGGATCATGTAAATAAATGACCCCAAATTTTACTTGCGCGCTACAAGCATCCAATAATTCAGTATAACTGTTTTGCATAATgcttttggaaaatgttCCATTTTCTGGATTGTACAAAGAACCAAAGCTAAACTGAACTCCACTGTTTTGATTGTTGCTCGTACTTTCGCTGTTGCTACCATCGTCAGTGCTCCCGTTAGCTTCAGAGCATGTTACAGCTTGAGCTTCGTTCTCTAGGTTTTCCAGAAGACGGTGTAATTGGGAACTATGATCTAGTAAACGATTATGCTTCCTTTGATAGAATCCGTGAAGCCTTAGTAGAGGTTTCAAAAGACGTGAACTCCGGACgatgaaattcaataaataataaagaactATCAAGGGAGCttggaataaaaaatgaagtaCTGATTTTGAGCGACCACCTCGGTCCTGTGCAGGTTCGTTTgtattgttgttttgaTCTTCTGTTCTTCCATCCAAATCAGCAGGCGGTTCTTCCCTAAAAGCTCCTGGGATTCGAATAAAGgattcatcattatttccAAAAGTATGCCTAAATATATCCATGTTTATTAGGTGCCCTTGAACTGTAGTTTAGTCGTTTGGTgaatttaaagaaaacctGAGAAAACGGTCGTatgttattattcaatttgCTTTCACCTCTTGCTTCCTACGTAAAAATAAGCAAGGATGTGTTACAATAAGGTTTCGCCCTGTTATTGTCGTTCTAAAAAACGGTCACCGAAGTGTCGAATAAAGGCTAATTGCGACgtaagagaaagaaattggGACGACAGTGACTACCTAAGGAGTTTAAATACGTATATGAATTTAATATGTGGCTAACTTTAGGAAGGTAAATTGGAGTCAAAGtattgaataattttctttacatTTTCTATTGGTAAACCATAAACAGGGTTGACATCGGTAAGTTCAGATGATGCAATTAGACGGTCTGGAGTACACTTGATGTAATGTGGAGGATCATCAGGAGCGCAACTGTATGAAGCCTCCGTCACAGCGAGTCCTAATAGGCAATAATTTGTATGGTAAAAGTCTGGGTGGGCCCCTGGTTTGTCTCTCAAGCCAGGTTGCTCTTTCTCTTGGCAACAGTATAATATATAGTCCTGAAGAGCATGTTTATTGAAGCATTGACCATATCCTAAAGCTTCAAGGATGGCAGCCGAGCCTCCCACCCAGAAACTATAGCAACCATCAACGAGTTTGTTGCTTCTTCCGCAAAATCCTCGTTCTTCTTGCAGTTGACGAGCACTAGACCATTCTAATAGCTTTTCAACGTTTATTTGATCCATAGACCCCAAAATAGCTAGACTGGCTGTGGCACAGAAAGTATAACCTCCGTGCGCCTCGTCCACGTGAGGACAACTGCCGAATCCACCTTCATAGTTttgacaatttttcaaatagtTCAACACACCTTCAGCAAGCTCCTCTGTAAAGATATTTAAAAGCGTTGCAATGCTCAATGCACAGTATATACCTCTTGTATCCACTTCTCCAACTTCTAAACAAGTCTTGAATCCTCCATTAGgctctttcaaagataGTAACCATTGGTAAATTCCTTTTCGATCAATTCTGTCCCAGCATCCGTCTATGTTATCGCAAAGGGACAGGGCGTTAATCGCAGCATAAGTGCTCGCCAAATGAGATAATTGGCCCTGACCCCCGCCAAAGGGTCCTCCTGAAGGACTAATAGTAAATAGCTTATCCAcgatttttcttttgacgTCATCTGAAAGCCAATCCTTGTCCAtcactttcaaagaattaGCAATCCAATATAGCATCCATGGTTGAGAAGCATCTAGTGCTGTCATTTGTGGAGGTAACGATATTTCAAAGGCAACATCTAAGTACATTTTATGAAAATCTTTCGTGAGAGTAGGTTTGTTAACGCCTTCACCATCGTAGATCTCCAATACGCCTTGTAGCACTTTGTGCCGTGCTTCTGTAGTGGCGGTCTCTAGTTCCTTCATCAAAGGTTGGATTGCTTTACTTGAATCTAAATCCGCTACATCGACGATTTTCTCCATGACTGATCTCTTCCTTCCTAATAACGCCGAGTTTATAAATTTAGCCCTGGCTATGGACCTTCCTACTCTCTGTTGCATACGCTTTGATTTCTTATAGATCTAAAAGCAACGCAGTTGTCTGTGCATAAGAACGACGATGAAATGGACCCTTGCTTGGTGTATCCTAACCACTTTCGCGTGTTTTAGCTTGAAACTTTCCTAATCAGGCAACAGCTTATGCGAAAGGAATGATTAGGTACAATGTTAGACAGCTTTTTTTCGAGATCTCTAACGATGACTAGATATAGTTATAAAAGAATAGAGGATTAAGCTACCACTGTTTTGAGCCTCATGTTCAATCAGAGCAGGGTACGGGAATAGTGATCCTTTTCATTAGCGAAAGTAGGGAAAAATAGCCCACCAACAGACAAAGAAAGGAGTTGATACCGTACTAAAAGGCGTGAGGCTGTTGAAACAAgtgataattttttttatattctgGTTTGACTGGCATTACTTACAGGGTAGTGAAACGAATAGCCTGACAAACATTAACACAACCGGGGAACTTTACATATATGTCCAGCAGTGAAATGGATTCTGATGGTATGATAAATGAAGCATATGACGACTCGGAGTTAATTGGTGAGGAAACAGAATCAAAATATGCATCGATTAAGAGGTGGTATCAGCTAATCACTTCTCCCTTAGATTTGCAGTTGGtaataaatgaaaagttAGAAATGATCAACTGGGATGCACATGCTAAAAGTCTAGCTAAGCCATTAGGGAACTTTTTAACggtgcttttttttgttacaAGACTTTTGCAGGACAATTTGATCAAGCCCAATTATTACAAACTAAACGTCAAGTCAGGTGCTTTCGATCTTTCTAAATCCAACAAATTAAAAGAGTTTGATTATTTATGGGAGATATCCTCCAGCTTTCAAGACAATAATCAATTTTATGCATTCCAATCTTGGTATTTCGTTACTCTAAGGTTTATGAAcaatcttttcaagtttACTATTTTCATATTGCTGTCTCTGAACCTGTATGTAAGCTGCAAGTTCATGTTTGGATACCTTAAAACTTACAATCTCttccatttgaaaaaagagttCGATTCTCCAAACTTGACTAAACATAACTTGAGCGATTTAAGTAAAGAATATTATGAAGATATTTACAAGCAGTCATTGTGGTCTATGTtaaagcatttttttagaGGATCTCATACTGATGCACCTTATATTGatcaagatgaagatgaaatattttatcagttgaaaaaatggacTCCGACTAACTTCATGATTAATCTTTTCGTGTCTTTTTCACCAACGGcaattgtttttttgagcTTTTCTGATGTTACGTTTACGACAGCAATTGCCATAATCATCCATCAATATATTCTAGATTATGTCATAACTAAGAGATTTCAGAGAAGTGTGGACGATGACTTGATCTTATCAAGTGCGGCTTTGCAAGAGTATGAGGACAAGCATATAATAGCACGAACACATGAATACGGCAACACAAATACTCTATCATCTGCTATAGGAACTAGACCTAAAACACCAAGAATATTCACCACTCATTCACTACGTGGAGAGGAAATTAGAGAAGTGTataattacaaaaaaaaggagtTTGAGGCATTACCTAAGATGACTGAAAATGTGCCAGAGTCACGAGAAACCGGAATGAAGGTCCGCGAAGGCATTTCTCAGATACCTGGTAATCACACCTATCCTATTGGTTTTCGTTATTCCCCCAAAATCATCCCATATTTGAGGGAGAAAGGttcaaataatgattttgttCAACTATCGTTaaatcaaaatttaaagaaggATGGAGCTCACCTGCCGAATCAAGACCAAAACACATCAAAATCGTTGAGTCCCCTAAGAAAAACGCCTTTAAGCACAAGGCAGAAAAGTTTTGAAGGCTCAGAATTCAATGCGTTGAATAAGGATGATATTGATGCCATTCTTCGCtctccaaagaaaaagaagaacaatcacaaaaaataaatagatCGTTTCAGAATTATGTCTAAGTATGTATagttttgtaaaaaataataaacaaaaagtGACAATGctgtttgaaaaagttatcAAATTGATTACGTATCGCGATGTActaaatattttaaatgTTCATGAATTTTCAGTTGGGCAAACTCCGCTATAAGTCATTCCAACCAAATAACCAATTATTCAGTTTGTGTATAAATCCGGCGGGTTCGTTATTtctgtatttttcttcttgttgaCGCATCTTCGATTCCAAGCTTCGTAACAGAGTGGGAATATTCGAATTCGGCCCCGTATTTTGCATGAATGGCAATTTGCCATCTATTACATCTAGCCGCTTATTTAAAGAATTTGCTAGTTTTGgacttgaaatttttgctCCAATACCAACATTACTGGCAGGAGAATTAACATCTTCTCTCAGCAGAGCGTCATCAGTTACTATTACGTTTGGTGGCGATGGAGTATTCGATGTTGATGGTGTGGAGGAGCTCTGATACATAGAAACGTTGAATTCTCCAATGTCGTCaatattatcaattttGCAACCGGCTAGTTGCTCTACCGCATTTCTTGAATATGGTATACAGCCAATTAAAGCGCCGTGAAATATGGTTCCATTTTCTTGCAGTGCTCTCAAAGCAGAAGATGGAGAGTTATAAGTGAGCTTAACCCAACTTTCACCGGTGAATAttggatattttttgttgCTCGTTTCATTATCTTTCCCTTTTAAGGTAATAGATTTGTTAGCAGTAGGATCATTTTGATCACAGTTTGTATCACGATTATGGAATATTCTGAAAGAGCTGGGGCTAATACCGCGACCCAACCGCAGTACTTGAAAATCTTCCATGATACGACCAAAATGGGAAAAGTGCTCGATTAATTCGTTGGAAATTGATTCAGGATAGCCGAAAACGATAATTGCGCTTAAACTAGAAGACTTGGAAAAAGTTTCATGGgctttattattgtttgtTTCGGCGGTATTGTAATTATTATCTAAATGGTTATCTTCAATGTTTGCTATTCTAACATAAGAGTCCTTATCAAAAACATTAGGAGTATTCTTGGAATCATAAGCTGGCCTATTAATTTTCTTGGCTGTGTATTTATCGGAAACAAATTGGGTTGTTAAAGATGGAATAGAACCAAATTCATCCTCACGTTGCCAGTCTTGTAAAGTAACGGTGGGTGGAATGTCATTAAAGGTTGACAATAGAGAATTGATGTCATTATTTGCTGCTGATTTGTTTCTTTCATTATGTTTGAAATCCTGATTCTGCTTACTGAAATTTCTCATTGAAGTATTCAGGGAAGATGATTCATCATTCTGGCTAATGTCAGATGAGGAATTTTGCTTTGTTGTCTTTCTTCTTATCACCGTATGAGGAGTAAATCTCTTTTTTGGATTACTCACCCAACTAGGATTATTCCCTTGGCTATGTTGGTTTGTGTTATTGACGCTGTTGTTTacattgttgttgttaatGCTATTACTACTAATATTactactattattattgatgttTACGGTATTGGTAAGTGAGGTCCCAAATCGTGAAGAACTAGCACCAAACGGTCCATTGAATGGCGAGctttgctgctgctgttgtgGTTGCAGCTGTGCTTGCAACTGAGATTGTGATTGAAACATCGGAGTCGTTTGTGGTGCTTGCGAAGTAAGGCTTGTAAATCCACTGTTATTATCGCCTGAACGTACTCCAAACATTTCAATTGTGTCGTTCCTTATTTTTCAGGTTgcagagaaaaaaagaatagtGCGAATAAAAAGTTaattagaaaagaaaaaataggCCTACCTTATCaggaaacaaaatatgCAGAGGTATGTGTGTGATATTCACAATGTTCCGAAcctacttcttctttcaccAGCACTCCTTcgaacaaaatttttccggtattatttttttttggatgGCTCTACACAAAGTGTCTTCCGGGTAGTGCAGTGGCCGTCTTATTGGTGTTAGGCGTTTGGTTGTTCTTTATTAGTCGATGATAATCCTCCCTCATCTTGACATATCCTAAATGAATTTTCCCCAAGAAGTGGTCAGCAAGCCTTCTGTCTGTATCTAAACGTGACAGGTATGCCCCACACACCTCGCACACCTGTAACTTTTGTTGGGCGCTCTGGCCAACGTTCTCCGTAATGGTTCGCACACGTTTGGCAACCTCTTTCCTTTTACTAATCAGTTCTTGTAATTTGACTGATTGCAGCATACCCATAGTGACTTCATCCGCACGGATTAAAGAATCAATCTCTTGTCCCATTAGGCCTATCCGCGCGTCCAAGACGTCCAGTTCTTCAGTAACCTGCTGGATCTTCATTCGTTCCTCGGCGGTAtgtttcaaattttgcAGTGCTACGGAAATCTGCCCATTACACTCGTTAACAAACCGGGACAGAATGGCAAGATATTCTCTTTCGAATTCGGGGAACGTTTTGCCCTGCTTGACCTCTCGCTCGTACTGAATTTTATGCTTGGCTAAATGCATCTGGGGGCATTTTCCCAAGCTCTGCTTGGTGCCCTGGAATAGGTCGTAGGGGCACTCGCCTACAAGGTATGATTTGCAGATCTTGGGATCATGTAGCCCGAGATCTCTTTTTTGATGCGAATACCTGTTGTGGCGGAAACTGGAGTCCCTGCCCATCAGCTGCTCGACAAGTTTGCGTTGTTCTGCGGCTGGGGTTGACATAGTTGACATAGTTGACATGTAGGCGGTAGTGGGCGGTTCTCTCAGGAGGTATAGAGATTTTTGTATTATGGCCTTTTGTTCTGCTAGTGAGTGggttcttttctttcttctctgCTTGAAGCATCGGCGGTTATTCGGGTAATATACTAAAAATGTTGCTATGAACGGATGTAGGACAAATCAATAAGTGATGGCGAGATGCTCTAACTGGATCATGTAACCTACCCTTTGATGTCACGCTACCACCAAATATGGGTATCGCAGTGGCTTTCAGTGGGTGTCTCCCTTGCCATGTTTCTAGCTTTTTCCCTTTGTTGTTGGGTGCTTTGCGAAGAGCAGAGGGAAATTTTATCGGCAAAACCTCACTAGGAAGAACTATATAAAAGAAGGGTCAGTCTGAAAATTACGCCGCAGTAATCTCATTGTAGTAAGTAAAACAAACAATGTTGATCACTGAGACCTTCCATGATGTGCAGACATCATACGGCACCACTTTGCGTATCTACGTATATTCTCCCAAAATAGCAGGCTATCCGCAGGCTAAGTTTCCTGGAGTGATCCTGTACAGTGAAATTTACCAAGTGACGGGGCCGGTTCGCCGTTTTGGCCAAAGAATTGCGTCTGAAGGTTACGTTGTGGTGGCACCTGCCATTTACCACAACTTCATGGGTCCTGAAGCGTTGCCCTATGACGTTCAGGGTACCGATATCGGTAACGAGTACAAGATCAAGAAGCCATTAGAATCGTACGATGAAGACAACAAACTGTGTTGCgatcttcttttccagCTACCGCAGTTTGATGGTAAGAGAGTTGGGTCCACGGGGATGTGTTTAGGTGGCCATTTGGCTTTTAGGGCGCTGCTGGACAAGAGGGTCACCTGTGCAACATGCTTCTTCCCTACCGACATCCATTCGAGAACCTTGGGGCTGGGCCAAGACGACAATTCTTTGGAACGTGTTTCGAAGGAGTTGGGTAATAACCAGGAAATGGTCCTGATCTTCGGAACTGCGGACACCCATGTCGATCCGGAAGGCCGCGATCTGATCAGAAAGACTCTCAGAGACCACGGAGTAAAGTTCACTTTCTTGGAAATCCTGGCTGCCCAGCACGCGTTCATCCGCGACGAGTTCAGCAAGGGTAGATTCGACTCCGCTATCACTCAAAGTTGTCTCGGCTTCCTGTTCGAGCAATTCAACAGGAAATTGAGAATCGATTTGGGTGAATTTGTCGACGATAATACACCATTGGAGCACGTTTGTTAAGCTCCGCGCTCTGTACATGCTATATACTAAATaacaataagaaaaaggaaaaagaagcacAATATAGAAAAGCGTTCGTTCTacttaataaaaaaaaaataaaaaaacgaaaagaaaaacgaaaacTAAAAAGGACAAAAGATGAGAGCTCTTTAAAAAATACTTCATAGTAAGAAACTACTGAAACTATTCATcccaataaaaaaaacacgtAGAAGGCGTCTATCTATCTTTTTGACTTTTCGGCTTTCAACTTCTCAAGCTTTTCAGCCTCTCTTCTAGCATCTGCGGCTGCCTGCTTTTGTCTCAAAATTTCAGCGTCTGActccattcttttcttagggtcaccattttttttctggctCTTAGCCATGtccttttgctttttcaagtttttttgtcttgCCAAGTCTCTTTGATTACCTCTTGCCATTGTTGAAGATGTATCGTCTTGCGACGTAATTTGGTGCTGTGTGTGGTATTGATGTTGTTGCGGTTGCTAAAAATGCTCTAACAATACTCTATAAAATGTGGAAACGTTGCCATGGCAAGACAAAGAAGCGATCTTTGGGTGAAATAATAGGATCCGAGTGGCCGGGTAAACTCAACTGCTCGTACCGTATATAGTATGCATAAATGGCGAAAATGTCTTTGTTTTAGTTATTTCCCAGAATGCCATATTAAGTACACTTGTCACGCGTTCCTTAGCACCGATACACGCATTAATATATGAGCGTCACAGTAGCAGATCATCTCTGACACTTGCTTccccattttttttattcgtTTTTTTAAAGGGTTTTTCTACAGTCTAAAGGCCTCCCCTAATAAGTCAGCCCCTCCCTTTGGGATGTACCGCTGGCCTGCATATATAAGAGGTGCATCTGTGATAGCGGGTGGATCCATCTTGTGGGGATCGTATCACGAACGTTGTAAAAGACAAAACAACCACTGTATTTGTTATTCGTGTAGATGTTGCCCAGACTTGGTTTTGCGAGGACTGCTAGGTCCATGCACCGTTTTAAGGTTAGCCAGATCTCTAAACCTTTTTTCCATTCCACCGAAGTCGGTAAGCCCGGACCACCGCAGAAGCTATCGAAATCTTACACAGCAGTATTCAAGAAATGGTTTGTCAGAGGTTTAAAGCTCACTTTTTACACGACGTTGGCCGGCACGCTGTACGTGTCATACGAGTTGTACAAGGAATCGAACCCACCTAAGCAGATCCCGCAATCTACGGCTTTTGCTAAtggtttgaaaaagaaagagttGGTCATTTTGGGTACAGGCTGGGGCGccatttctcttttgaagaaactggACACGTCTTTGTACAACGTTACCGTGGTGTCACCAAGAAGTTTCTTTCTGTTCACGCCGCTGTTACCTTCTACGCCTGTGGGTACGATAGAGATGAAGTCTATTGTCGAACCGGTTAGGTCTATTGCTAGAAGAACTCCTGGAGAAGTTCACTACATCGAGGCGGAAGCATTGGACGTTGACCCCAAAGCGAAAAAAGTAATGGTGCAATCGGTGTCGGAGGACGAGTATTTTGTTTCGAGCTTGAATTACGATTATCTTGTCGTCAGTGTGGGCGCTAAAACCACTACTTTTAACATTCCTGGGGTCTATGGCAATGCGAGCTTCTTGAAGGAGATTGAAGATGCTCAAAATATTCGTATGAAGTTGATGAAGACCATAGAACAGGCGAGTTCGTTTCCTGTAAACGACCCGGAAAGGAAGCGATTATTAACGTTTGTGGTTGTTGGTGGCGGCCCCACGGGTGTAGAATTTGCCGCAGAACTGCAAGATTACATCAATCAAGATTTGAGAAAGTGGATGCCCGATTTGagtaaagaaatgaaagtCATCTTGATTGAAGCCTTGCCTAATATCCTAAACATGTTCGATAAGACATTGATTAAGTATGCCGAGGACCTTTTTGCCAGAGATGAAATTGACTTGCAAGTGAATACTGCCGTGAAAGCCGTAGAACCAACTTACATCCGTACTTTGCAAAACGGTCAAACAAGCACCGATATCCACTACGGGATGCTAGTTTGGGCAACCGGGAATGAACCAATCGAATTGTCAAAAACACTGATGGGTAGAGTACCGGAGCAAACTAACAGGCGCGGTCTGttaattaatgaaaaattggagcTCCTGGGAGCTGAGGATTCGATATATGCGATTGGTGATTGTACCGCGCATACAGGTTTCTTCCCCACGGCACAGGTCGCACACCAGGAAGGTGAATACTTGGCCAAGATCTTGgataaaaaattacaaataGAACAATTAGAATGGGACATGCTGAATAGTACCGATGACAGTAAGGTATCACGcttacaaaaagaaattaattTGAGGAGATCTAAGCTAGATAAGTTCAACTACAAACACATGGGCGCCCTTGCGTACATCGGCTCCGAAACCGCAATTGCAGATCTGCATATGGGCGACTCATCATACCAACTGAAAGGTATGTTTGCCTTCTTGTTTTGGAAATCTGCCTATTTGGCCATGTGTCTCTCCATAAGAAATAGGATTTTAATTGCCATGGACTGGACCAAAGTTTACTTTCTTGGAAGGGATTCTTCCGTGTAGTCcttgttttatatatttgttGTTCCGCAATTCAAATCGTTTACATCATTTACGTATTATAACCAATAATTGCCTTTATTGGTCATAGAAATTTCGCGTTACCCTTACTCGTTCAAGGtgatattcttttttatatgtgatgaaaatttaagaaagaaaaaaatagtcgACAACACGCCGAATAAACAAAgggttttcttcaataccTGAAATAGTAGTTGAAGGGCAGAAGTTGAATCCTTATCTTTCTGAgtgttgttattttttgtaaGTCGTAACACGGATCTGTTTGCCTGTTGGAATTTTAcgttatttttctcttcgGTATAACTAGCTTATATTCACTTTGGCAATAGGTTAAAAAAGCTcgttcatttttttaaaagcaGCAACAATGTCACACgaaggtgaagaagatttatTGGAGTATTCCGATAACGaacaagaaattcaaattgatgCTTCTAAGGCTGCTGAAGCCGGAGAAACTGGTGCCGCCACTTCTGCCACTGAAggtgataataataacaacacTGCAGCTGGCGACAAGAAAGGTTCTTATGTTGGTATCCATTCCACCGGtttcaaagatttcttGCTGAAGCCAGAACTATCAAGAGCCATCATTGACTGTGGTTTTGAACATCCTTCTGAGGTCCAACAACACACCATTCCTCAGTCTATCCATGGTACCGATGTGTTGTGTCAAGCTAAGTCAGGTTTAGGTAAGACAGCTGTCTTTGTTTTATCCACTCTGCAACAGCTGGACCCTGTTCCTGGTGAAGTCGCCGTTGTTGTCATTTGTAACGCTAGAGAACTAGCCTACCAAATTCGTAACGAGTATTTGAGATTTTCCAAATATATGCCAGACGTAAAAACAGCCGTCTTTTACGGTGGTACTCCAATTTCTAAGGATGCTGAACTTTTAAAGAATAGAGACACTGCTCCCCACATTGTTGTTGCCACTCCAGGTCGTTTAAAGGCGTTAGtgagagaaaaatacaTTGATTTGTCTCACGTCAAGAACTTTGTCATTGATGAATGTGATAAagttttggaagaattaGACATGAGAAGAGACgttcaagaaattttcaGAGCTACTCCAAGAGACAAACAAGTCATGATGTTTTCAGCCACACTTTCTCAAGAAATCAGACCAATTTGTAGACGTTTCTTACAAAATCCattggaaatttttgtcGATGATGAAGCTAAACTTACTTTACATGGGTTGCAACAATATTATATCAAATTAGAAGAACGTGAAAAAAACCGTAAATTGGCTCAATTATTAGACGATTTGGAATTCAATCAAGTCATTATTTTCGTTAAATCTACTACAAGAGCTAATGAGTTGACCAAACTGTTAAACGCCTCTAACTTCCCAGCTATTACCGTTCATGGTCACAtgaaacaagaagaacGTATTGCTCGTTACAAGGCCTTCAAAGATTTCGAAAAACGTATTTGTGTATCCACAGACGTTTTTGGTAGAGGTATCGATATTGAACGTATTAACTTAGCCATTAATTACGATTTGACCAATGAAGCTGACCAATATTTACATCGTGTTGGTAGAGCCGGTAGATTTGGTACTAAGGGTTTGGCTATTTCATTTGTTTCCTCGAAGGAAGATGAGGAAGTTCTGGCTAAGATCCAAGAACGCTTCGATGTCAAAATCGCTGAATTCCCAGAAGAAGGCATTGATCCGTCCACTTATTTGAATAATTAataaaggtaaaaaaaatacatttttatatagattatataaagATTTTGTATTATTCAAGCgaacaaaacaaacaaaaaaaggagaggAAAACTTGGTGTGCTATTGCGGAAGAGGGGATATTcgctgaaaaaataaacgtGGTGTAGTCATCTCGTGAACATATTAGACACTTCCATTAGCCATAACAAACCAGAGCAAGATTGGAAGATGCAATTTTGTGAATGGATTCTAAATTAACGTTTTACCCGTTATAGGAGGATATACAGTATATGTAAgtaaaaagtttttttaataCAATAGATGTGCAAAGAAAAGTGAAGAGATTTCCggaaaaatcttgaaatttcttaACGGTAAGATTTTTGGAATCTAGAACGAGCACCCTTACCACCGAATTTCTTTGGTTCTGGTCTTCTAGAATCAGCAATCAACAAAGTTCTGTCGTAAGAGGTGAAagccttcttcaattcgTTCTTGGATTGTTCGTCAACGTACTTTTGGTGGTAAGCGACTAAACCCTTAGCAATGGCTTGTCTGATAGCGTAGACTTGGGAAACGTGACCACCACCAGTGACTCTAACTCTGATATCGATGTTGGAGAATTTGTCCAAACCAACCAACAACAAAGGTTCGTACACCTTGAATCTTAGGATTTCTGGTTCAACCAAAGTGATTGGAGAACCGTTAACCTTAATCAAACCC includes these proteins:
- the RPS16B gene encoding 40S ribosomal protein uS9 (Protein component of the small (40S) ribosomal subunit~similar to YDL083C); the encoded protein is MSAVPSVQTFGKKKSATAVAHVKAGKGLIKVNGSPITLVEPEILRFKVYEPLLLVGLDKFSNIDIRVRVTGGGHVSQVYAIRQAIAKGLVAYHQKYVDEQSKNELKKAFTSYDRTLLIADSRRPEPKKFGGKGARSRFQKSYR